In Streptomyces capitiformicae, one genomic interval encodes:
- a CDS encoding glutamate-5-semialdehyde dehydrogenase: MTTLSPYDSMSPVTRVAYRAKAAAADLAPLPRAEKDDALLAIADALEVRTSEIVEANAKDIAKAREAGTSEAIVDRLTLTPERIRAIAADVRDVAALPDPVGEIVRGSTLPNGIDLRQVRVPLGVVGIIYEARPNVTVDAAALCLKSGNAVLLRGSSSAYESNTALVRVLRDAVGGAGLPADAVQLVPGESRESVRELMRARGLVDVLIPRGGASLIRTVVEESTVPVIETGTGNCHVYVDAHADLDTAIEILINSKAQRVSVCNAAETLLVHQDIAPEFLPRALDALAEAGVTVHADERVMAYAKDSKATVVEATAEDWETEYLSYDIAAAVVDSLDKAVEHIRLWTSGHTEAIVTTSQQAARRFTQLVDSTTVAVNASTRFTDGGQFGFGAEIGISTQKLHARGPMGLPELTSTKYIVTGDGHVRR; the protein is encoded by the coding sequence ATGACCACGCTCTCGCCGTACGACTCCATGTCCCCGGTCACCCGGGTCGCCTACCGTGCCAAGGCCGCCGCCGCCGACCTCGCGCCGCTGCCTCGCGCCGAGAAGGACGACGCGCTGCTCGCCATCGCCGACGCGCTGGAAGTCCGTACGAGTGAGATCGTCGAGGCCAACGCCAAGGACATCGCCAAGGCACGCGAGGCCGGCACCAGCGAGGCGATCGTCGACCGGCTGACGCTGACCCCGGAGCGGATCCGCGCCATCGCCGCCGACGTCCGCGACGTGGCCGCGCTGCCCGACCCGGTCGGCGAGATCGTCCGCGGCTCGACCCTGCCGAACGGCATCGACCTGCGCCAGGTCCGCGTCCCGCTCGGTGTCGTCGGCATCATCTACGAGGCCCGCCCGAACGTGACCGTGGACGCGGCCGCCCTCTGTCTGAAGTCCGGCAACGCGGTGCTGCTGCGCGGCTCGTCCTCCGCCTATGAGTCGAACACCGCCCTCGTACGGGTGCTGCGCGACGCCGTCGGCGGCGCCGGGCTGCCCGCCGACGCCGTCCAACTCGTCCCCGGCGAGAGCCGTGAGTCCGTACGCGAGCTGATGCGCGCCCGCGGCCTGGTCGACGTGCTCATCCCGCGCGGCGGCGCCTCCCTGATCCGCACGGTCGTCGAGGAGTCCACCGTCCCGGTGATCGAGACCGGCACGGGCAACTGCCACGTCTATGTCGACGCGCACGCCGACCTCGACACGGCGATCGAGATCCTGATCAACTCCAAGGCCCAGCGCGTCAGTGTCTGCAACGCCGCCGAGACCCTCCTCGTCCACCAGGACATCGCCCCCGAGTTCCTGCCCCGCGCCCTGGACGCCCTCGCGGAGGCCGGGGTCACCGTGCACGCCGACGAGAGGGTCATGGCGTACGCCAAGGACTCCAAGGCGACGGTCGTGGAGGCCACCGCCGAGGACTGGGAGACCGAGTACCTCTCCTACGACATCGCGGCTGCGGTCGTCGACTCACTCGACAAGGCGGTCGAGCACATCCGGCTGTGGACCTCGGGCCACACCGAGGCCATCGTCACCACCTCCCAGCAGGCGGCCCGCCGCTTCACCCAGCTGGTCGACTCCACGACCGTCGCCGTCAACGCGTCAACCCGCTTCACCGACGGCGGCCAGTTCGGCTTCGGCGCCGAGATCGGCATCTCCACCCAGAAGCTGCACGCCCGCGGTCCGATGGGCCTGCCCGAGCTGACCAGCACGAAGTACATCGTGACGGGCGACGGGCACGTACGCCGCTGA
- a CDS encoding SCO2584 family spore wall biosynthesis protein produces the protein MPEDVGGTPFPDGWEPDDDRDRGGMDEEFASVVFDEAFVRAAVVHEPTAVERLLAAAEARAAAQEAEARRAHSRGARGDDDRYDDGFGPDGSDFGHGRDDELDDLDDTDVLEGRYGVDGAYGRPYGKQTRWHRPVAWILALVMGIGMVALAFTAVYRGASSGRGEQVPPPPATTGVEQGTSTGPSASADFSQPAAPATPRTP, from the coding sequence GTGCCGGAGGACGTGGGGGGCACGCCGTTCCCTGACGGCTGGGAGCCCGACGACGACCGCGACCGCGGGGGTATGGACGAAGAGTTCGCCTCCGTGGTCTTCGACGAGGCCTTCGTACGGGCAGCCGTGGTCCATGAGCCGACCGCGGTCGAACGTCTGCTCGCAGCGGCGGAGGCCCGTGCCGCGGCCCAGGAGGCCGAAGCGCGCCGCGCGCACTCCAGAGGCGCACGGGGCGACGACGACCGCTATGACGACGGCTTCGGACCCGACGGCTCCGATTTCGGCCACGGCCGTGACGACGAGCTGGACGACCTCGACGACACCGACGTACTGGAGGGCCGCTACGGCGTCGACGGGGCGTATGGCAGGCCGTACGGCAAGCAGACCCGCTGGCACCGGCCCGTCGCCTGGATCCTCGCCCTGGTCATGGGCATAGGCATGGTCGCGCTCGCCTTCACCGCGGTCTACCGGGGCGCCTCCTCCGGCCGCGGCGAACAGGTCCCGCCGCCCCCGGCCACCACCGGCGTCGAACAGGGCACCTCGACCGGCCCCTCCGCCTCCGCGGACTTCTCCCAGCCGGCGGCACCGGCGACGCCCCGCACGCCCTGA
- a CDS encoding SCO2583 family membrane protein — protein sequence MGGPGNPPEGTPEGGPGGGEDEYRSVVFDESFVRAARIQEFSAQERLTDHAPAVRSRPPLRRGLSRQALILVLLIALAFGTAIYMGVRHPYEAPAAKPAEPLRMTVIPLAPQAAVPGAEDPEKLFARSPAAQFRIGAEGITMPATRRTEHFTDGQVVTSLTIAKEYLVASALDPQVLGGTTVQPVRRLLDSQQLDQFEQSFDRPTADGRHAPTGWLVRFDPSRAKLADPKIRVQGTLQAAEYDSGTLEVVAAHTFVYALRPASGDKAQASLFTVRRELHFRFDQDDLRTRQAEVVVSYVQAGPLACADDAANHLRPLLAGQTDKEGGPAGTDPYATGGATALCGSLAQGAQPKV from the coding sequence ATGGGCGGGCCTGGAAACCCACCTGAAGGGACTCCCGAGGGCGGCCCCGGCGGTGGAGAGGACGAGTACCGATCCGTCGTCTTCGACGAATCGTTTGTCCGTGCTGCCCGTATCCAGGAGTTCTCCGCACAGGAGCGCCTCACCGACCACGCCCCGGCCGTACGCAGCCGCCCGCCCCTGCGCCGCGGCCTCTCCCGGCAGGCGCTGATCCTCGTTCTGCTGATCGCCCTCGCCTTCGGCACCGCGATCTACATGGGCGTGCGCCACCCGTACGAGGCCCCGGCCGCCAAGCCCGCCGAGCCGCTCAGGATGACGGTGATCCCCCTGGCGCCGCAGGCCGCGGTGCCCGGCGCCGAGGACCCCGAGAAGCTGTTCGCGCGCAGTCCCGCCGCCCAGTTCCGCATCGGCGCCGAGGGCATCACGATGCCGGCCACCCGACGCACCGAGCACTTCACCGACGGCCAGGTCGTCACCTCGCTGACCATCGCCAAGGAGTATCTCGTCGCCTCCGCGCTCGACCCGCAGGTGCTCGGCGGCACCACCGTCCAGCCGGTCCGCAGGCTGCTCGACTCACAGCAGCTCGACCAGTTCGAGCAGAGCTTCGACCGGCCCACCGCCGACGGCCGGCACGCCCCCACCGGCTGGCTGGTCCGCTTCGACCCCTCCCGCGCGAAGCTCGCCGACCCCAAGATCCGCGTCCAGGGCACCCTCCAGGCCGCCGAGTACGACTCCGGCACCCTGGAGGTCGTCGCCGCCCACACCTTCGTGTACGCGCTGCGGCCCGCCTCCGGTGACAAGGCGCAGGCCTCGCTGTTCACCGTCCGGCGCGAGCTGCACTTCCGCTTCGACCAGGACGACCTGCGCACCCGCCAGGCCGAGGTCGTCGTCTCCTACGTCCAGGCCGGCCCCCTGGCCTGCGCCGACGACGCCGCGAACCATCTGCGCCCGCTGCTCGCCGGCCAGACGGACAAGGAGGGCGGCCCGGCCGGCACCGACCCGTACGCCACCGGTGGCGCCACGGCCCTGTGCGGCTCTCTCGCGCAGGGCGCCCAGCCGAAGGTGTGA
- a CDS encoding M48 family metallopeptidase — translation MPDDSHEQNGHENVPSRQRRRFEGISSRAYEHPADRSALVALRKLSGFDTVFKALSGLLPERSLRLLFLSDSVRVSDQQFAHLNDMLRDACYILDLEKVPPMYVNQDPTPNAMCIGLDEPIIVVTTGLVDLLDEEEMRAVIGHEVGHALSGHAVYRTILLFLTNLALRIAWIPLGNLAVMAIVTALREWFRKSELSADRAGLLVGQDLQASMRGLMKLAGGHHLHEMNVDAFLAQAEEYEAGGDLRDSVLKILNVLPRSHPFTTVRAAELKKWAESRDYQRIMDGHYPRRSEDKDTSVTDSFRESAAHYTSHVKSSKDPLMKLVSDIAGGAGDLGGRVRRGFGGFANGGSGSSGSSGSSGSATGTDTAQDRRPDDE, via the coding sequence ATGCCGGACGACAGCCACGAGCAGAACGGGCACGAGAACGTGCCGAGCAGGCAGCGCAGGCGCTTCGAGGGAATCTCCTCGCGGGCGTACGAACACCCCGCGGATCGCTCGGCGCTGGTGGCGCTGCGCAAGCTCAGCGGCTTCGACACGGTGTTCAAGGCACTCAGCGGTCTGCTGCCCGAGCGCAGCCTGAGGCTGCTGTTCCTGTCCGACTCGGTACGGGTCTCGGACCAGCAGTTCGCACACCTGAACGACATGCTGCGGGATGCCTGCTACATCCTGGACCTGGAGAAGGTCCCGCCGATGTATGTGAACCAGGACCCGACACCGAACGCGATGTGCATCGGCCTGGACGAGCCGATCATTGTCGTGACGACCGGGCTCGTCGACCTGCTCGACGAGGAGGAGATGCGGGCCGTCATCGGCCACGAGGTCGGCCACGCGCTCTCCGGTCACGCGGTGTACCGCACGATACTGCTGTTCCTGACCAACCTGGCGCTGCGGATCGCCTGGATCCCGCTGGGCAACCTCGCGGTCATGGCGATCGTGACCGCGCTGCGCGAGTGGTTCCGCAAGTCGGAGCTGTCCGCCGACCGCGCCGGGCTGCTCGTCGGCCAGGACCTCCAGGCCTCGATGCGCGGGCTGATGAAGCTCGCCGGCGGCCACCACCTGCACGAGATGAACGTGGACGCGTTCCTCGCGCAGGCCGAGGAGTACGAGGCCGGGGGCGACCTGCGCGACTCCGTGCTGAAGATCCTGAACGTGCTGCCCCGCTCGCACCCCTTCACCACCGTGCGCGCGGCCGAGCTGAAGAAGTGGGCCGAGTCCCGCGACTACCAGCGGATCATGGACGGGCACTACCCGCGGCGCAGCGAGGACAAGGACACCTCGGTCACCGACTCCTTCCGTGAATCGGCCGCGCACTACACGAGCCATGTCAAGAGCTCCAAGGACCCGCTGATGAAGCTGGTCAGCGACATCGCGGGCGGCGCGGGCGACCTCGGCGGCCGGGTCCGGCGCGGCTTCGGCGGCTTCGCCAACGGCGGCAGCGGCTCCTCCGGCTCCTCCGGCTCCTCCGGCTCCGCCACCGGCACGGACACCGCCCAGGACAGGCGTCCTGACGACGAGTGA
- the nadD gene encoding nicotinate-nucleotide adenylyltransferase, which produces MGEQEMPTGPRHDKGRRRLGVMGGTFDPIHHGHLVAAQEVASQFHLDEVVFVPTGQPWQKSHTKVSPAEDRYLMTVIATAENPQFSVSRIDIDREGLTYTIDTLRELHELNPDTDLFFITGADALAQILTWRDAEELFSLAHFIGVTRPGHTLADPGLPAGGVSLVEVPALAISSTDCRARVAKGDPVWYLVPDGVVRYIDKRQLYRGE; this is translated from the coding sequence ATGGGAGAGCAGGAAATGCCTACCGGTCCGCGGCACGACAAGGGCCGACGCCGCCTCGGCGTCATGGGCGGCACGTTTGACCCGATCCACCACGGTCACCTTGTCGCGGCCCAGGAGGTCGCCTCGCAGTTCCACCTCGACGAGGTGGTGTTCGTACCGACCGGACAGCCGTGGCAGAAATCGCACACCAAGGTCTCGCCAGCCGAGGACCGCTATCTCATGACGGTCATCGCGACCGCGGAGAACCCCCAGTTCTCCGTCAGCCGCATCGACATCGACCGCGAGGGTCTCACCTACACCATCGACACCCTGCGCGAGCTGCACGAGCTCAACCCGGACACGGACCTCTTCTTCATCACCGGTGCCGACGCGCTCGCCCAGATCCTCACCTGGCGCGACGCCGAGGAACTGTTCTCGCTCGCGCACTTCATCGGGGTCACCCGTCCGGGTCACACCCTGGCCGACCCCGGCCTGCCCGCGGGCGGTGTCTCGCTGGTCGAGGTCCCGGCGCTCGCCATCTCCTCCACCGACTGTCGTGCGAGAGTCGCGAAGGGCGACCCCGTCTGGTATCTGGTGCCGGACGGCGTGGTCCGCTACATCGACAAGCGGCAGCTGTACCGCGGCGAGTGA
- a CDS encoding LCP family protein produces the protein MNDRYDAGYGGDQQYELVGYDEFGQPVYRQVPQQQAYDPYWTQPQQPQQQQPQGYGYDPYATGQQQPVSSYDTSQQAPAAPYAPYDPYGQTASTGHQAPVTEQTAYIPQQAGPAETGAPEESEPRTGAPAQGRDSGEREYRTEQFAFVEEPDGDSKDVIDWLNFTENRTERREEAKRRAKSRLIALTVVFALVVAGGVGYLWFADLLPGSSSDEQTGTTTSAAAQKRDVIAVHLHDTKKGGTATALLVNNTTTKQGATVLIPNSLALSGDDGTTTTLAKSVEDDGSAGTRDGLDIVLGTDIEGTWRLDTPYLNNLVELVGNIDVDTNTDVPDPEAEKKTEAPLVNKGKGQTLSGKMAVAYATYRASGESQDAQLERFGQVMQGVLRKLSADAQAATTTVQTLAQILDPSLTDKDLGTFLAKLADHAKGGDYKTELLPVQQDGTLSAEDSDSVVKDLLGGTAKSPDAGDAVRVGIRNATGDKDATEQARVVLLNGGYTFLDAGTVDTAQATSQVTYSDAARKQDAIEVAKTLGLPAGAVKKGKTTSNADVSVVLGQNYTGK, from the coding sequence GTGAACGACCGATACGACGCTGGCTACGGGGGCGACCAGCAGTACGAACTCGTGGGATACGACGAGTTCGGGCAGCCGGTGTACCGACAGGTGCCCCAGCAGCAGGCGTACGACCCGTACTGGACGCAGCCACAGCAGCCGCAACAACAGCAGCCACAGGGCTACGGCTACGACCCGTACGCGACCGGTCAGCAGCAACCGGTGTCCTCCTACGACACGAGTCAGCAGGCCCCCGCCGCCCCGTACGCCCCTTACGACCCCTACGGGCAGACCGCGAGCACCGGCCACCAGGCCCCTGTCACCGAGCAGACCGCCTACATCCCGCAGCAGGCGGGGCCCGCGGAGACCGGCGCCCCCGAGGAGAGCGAGCCCCGGACCGGTGCCCCTGCCCAGGGGCGGGACTCCGGCGAGCGGGAGTACCGCACCGAGCAGTTCGCCTTCGTCGAGGAACCCGACGGTGACTCCAAGGACGTCATCGACTGGCTGAACTTCACGGAGAACCGCACCGAGCGCCGTGAGGAGGCCAAGCGCCGCGCCAAGAGCCGGCTGATCGCGCTGACGGTGGTGTTCGCGCTGGTCGTGGCCGGTGGTGTCGGCTACCTGTGGTTCGCGGACCTGCTGCCCGGTTCGTCCTCGGACGAGCAGACGGGCACCACTACCTCGGCGGCCGCCCAGAAGCGCGACGTGATCGCCGTCCACCTGCACGACACCAAGAAGGGCGGCACCGCCACGGCGCTGCTCGTGAACAACACCACCACGAAGCAGGGCGCCACCGTCCTGATACCCAACTCCCTCGCCCTGTCCGGTGACGACGGCACCACGACCACCCTCGCCAAGTCCGTCGAGGACGACGGCTCCGCCGGCACCCGCGACGGACTCGACATCGTGCTCGGCACCGACATCGAGGGCACCTGGCGGCTGGACACCCCCTACCTGAACAACCTCGTCGAGCTCGTCGGCAACATCGACGTCGACACGAACACCGACGTGCCCGACCCCGAGGCCGAGAAGAAGACCGAGGCCCCCCTCGTCAACAAGGGCAAGGGGCAGACCCTCAGCGGCAAGATGGCCGTCGCCTACGCCACCTACCGGGCCTCCGGTGAGTCGCAGGACGCCCAGCTGGAGCGGTTCGGGCAGGTCATGCAGGGGGTGCTGCGCAAGCTGTCCGCCGACGCACAGGCCGCCACGACCACCGTGCAGACGCTGGCCCAGATCCTCGACCCCTCGCTCACCGACAAGGACCTCGGCACCTTCCTCGCCAAGCTCGCCGACCATGCCAAGGGCGGCGACTACAAGACCGAGCTGCTGCCCGTCCAGCAGGACGGCACCCTCAGCGCCGAGGACTCCGACAGCGTGGTCAAGGACCTGCTCGGCGGCACCGCGAAGAGCCCCGACGCCGGGGACGCCGTCCGCGTCGGCATCCGCAACGCCACCGGCGACAAGGACGCCACCGAACAGGCCCGCGTGGTCCTGCTCAACGGCGGCTACACCTTCCTCGACGCCGGCACGGTCGACACCGCCCAGGCGACCTCCCAGGTCACCTACTCCGACGCGGCCCGCAAGCAGGACGCCATCGAGGTCGCCAAGACCCTCGGCCTCCCGGCCGGTGCCGTGAAGAAGGGCAAGACCACCTCCAACGCGGACGTCTCCGTCGTACTGGGGCAGAACTACACCGGTAAATAA
- the rsfS gene encoding ribosome silencing factor, with product MTSTNRAIELINVAAQAAADKLAHDVIAYDVSDVLSITDAFLLASAPNDRQVKSIVDEIEERLNKELDAKPVRREGDREARWVLLDYVDIVVHVQHSEERVFYALERLWKDCPELELPADAKATRGKGEEHAKLRAAEEAAELGGEPR from the coding sequence GTGACTTCCACCAATCGCGCCATCGAGCTGATCAATGTGGCCGCGCAGGCGGCCGCCGACAAGCTCGCGCACGACGTCATCGCGTACGACGTCAGCGACGTGCTGTCCATCACGGACGCCTTCCTGCTCGCCTCCGCGCCCAACGACCGCCAGGTCAAGTCGATCGTTGACGAGATCGAGGAGCGGCTGAACAAGGAACTCGACGCCAAGCCGGTGCGCCGCGAGGGCGACCGCGAGGCCCGCTGGGTGCTGCTCGACTACGTCGACATCGTCGTGCACGTCCAGCACAGCGAGGAGCGGGTCTTCTACGCCCTGGAGCGGCTGTGGAAGGACTGCCCAGAGCTGGAGCTGCCCGCCGACGCCAAGGCCACCCGTGGCAAGGGCGAGGAGCACGCCAAGCTGCGGGCCGCGGAGGAGGCCGCCGAGCTGGGTGGGGAGCCGCGGTGA
- a CDS encoding histidine phosphatase family protein, with translation MTAGIDAADRKGRGRRVILWRHGQTSWNVERRFQGTTDVELTETGLGQARRAARLLASLKPDAIVASDLQRAAKTAAELAMLTGLEVTHDEGLRETYAGVWQGLTHDEIIARHGEEYAAWKRGEPVRRGGGELETEVADRAAPVVLRHADKLPDNGTLVVTSHGGTIRTTIGRLLGLEPHHWESLGGLSNCCWSVLGEGARGWRLLEHNAGTLPEPVLGDDD, from the coding sequence GTGACGGCGGGCATCGACGCGGCCGACCGGAAGGGCCGAGGGCGCCGCGTCATACTCTGGCGCCACGGCCAGACCTCGTGGAACGTGGAGCGCCGCTTCCAGGGCACCACGGACGTCGAGCTCACCGAGACCGGCCTCGGCCAGGCCCGCCGTGCCGCCAGGCTGCTCGCCTCCCTGAAGCCGGACGCGATCGTCGCCTCCGACCTCCAGCGTGCCGCGAAGACGGCCGCCGAGCTGGCCATGCTCACCGGCCTGGAGGTGACGCACGACGAGGGCCTGCGCGAGACCTACGCGGGCGTCTGGCAGGGCCTCACGCACGACGAGATCATCGCCCGGCACGGCGAGGAGTACGCGGCGTGGAAGCGCGGCGAGCCAGTCCGCCGTGGCGGTGGCGAGCTGGAGACCGAGGTCGCCGACCGCGCCGCCCCGGTGGTCCTCCGGCACGCCGACAAGCTCCCCGACAACGGCACGCTCGTGGTGACCAGCCACGGCGGCACGATCCGCACCACCATAGGGCGCCTCCTCGGTCTGGAGCCCCACCACTGGGAGAGCCTCGGCGGGCTCTCCAACTGCTGCTGGTCCGTCCTCGGTGAAGGTGCCAGGGGCTGGCGGCTCCTTGAGCACAACGCCGGCACGCTGCCGGAACCGGTGCTCGGCGACGACGACTGA
- a CDS encoding glycosyltransferase 87 family protein: MTVIAFPEVHRRVPVAMGACLFSFAGLWIAQRAADVSMIDLMVYRAEGETVRAGGDLYALRATEAQLPTTYPPFAALLFTPLTLPDLAALRTLATAGNLALVVVFVGFALRIAGHARVETVWWVAAAAVWCEPVWTTLRYGQVNLLLAALVLWDLSRRPGHRWAGVGIGLAAAVKLTPALFAVFLLATGVVARFRHRSGGPWLRHARGAALTFAGATLLAAAVLPYDSWRFWTRMVFAAGRVGHPEDTANQALRGVLARLLHTPQPGVWWLAPAAVTGALGLSVAVTAELRGRRGSAMAACAVTALLVCPVSWSHHWVWCVPMVLVTAAARRRAVAVGMALVFCSYALWWVPHGPGRLELRQNGVELTLSGLYVGAGLLFLALTGAETLRPSRTSRNA; encoded by the coding sequence GTGACCGTGATCGCGTTTCCGGAAGTCCATCGCCGCGTCCCGGTCGCCATGGGGGCGTGTCTGTTCTCCTTCGCGGGCCTCTGGATCGCGCAGCGGGCCGCCGACGTCTCGATGATCGACCTGATGGTCTACCGGGCGGAGGGCGAGACCGTACGGGCCGGCGGTGACCTCTACGCGCTGCGGGCGACCGAGGCCCAACTGCCCACCACGTACCCACCGTTCGCGGCCCTGCTCTTCACCCCGCTGACACTGCCGGACCTGGCCGCCCTGCGCACCCTGGCGACAGCCGGGAACCTGGCCCTTGTCGTCGTCTTCGTGGGTTTCGCGCTGCGCATCGCCGGGCACGCGCGCGTGGAGACCGTCTGGTGGGTCGCGGCGGCGGCCGTGTGGTGCGAGCCGGTGTGGACGACCCTGCGGTACGGACAGGTCAATCTGCTGCTCGCCGCCCTGGTGTTGTGGGATCTGTCCCGGCGGCCGGGGCACCGCTGGGCCGGCGTCGGTATCGGTCTGGCGGCGGCCGTGAAGCTGACTCCAGCGCTGTTCGCGGTGTTCCTGCTGGCCACCGGTGTCGTGGCCCGGTTCAGGCATCGTTCCGGCGGCCCTTGGCTGCGGCACGCGCGCGGGGCGGCCCTCACCTTCGCCGGCGCGACCCTGCTGGCGGCGGCCGTCCTGCCGTACGACTCCTGGCGGTTCTGGACCCGGATGGTCTTCGCGGCGGGCCGGGTCGGGCATCCCGAGGACACCGCCAACCAGGCCCTGCGCGGGGTACTGGCCCGGCTGCTGCACACCCCGCAGCCCGGCGTCTGGTGGCTCGCCCCGGCGGCCGTCACGGGGGCGCTGGGCCTCTCTGTCGCGGTCACCGCCGAGCTGCGCGGACGGCGCGGTTCGGCGATGGCCGCGTGCGCGGTGACGGCGCTGCTGGTCTGCCCGGTGTCGTGGTCCCACCACTGGGTGTGGTGCGTGCCGATGGTGCTCGTGACGGCCGCGGCCCGCCGGCGCGCGGTGGCCGTCGGCATGGCGCTGGTCTTCTGCTCGTACGCCCTGTGGTGGGTGCCACACGGGCCGGGACGGCTGGAACTGCGACAGAACGGCGTCGAGTTGACGCTGTCGGGCCTCTATGTGGGGGCCGGGCTGCTCTTCCTGGCCCTCACCGGCGCCGAGACGCTCAGGCCGTCACGAACGAGTAGAAACGCTTGA
- a CDS encoding NADH-quinone oxidoreductase subunit NuoF family protein, whose protein sequence is MNEALPDVPEVRVVGLPQLTSGFDLVERLDLPMHLKVHGPLEPMGGEQLAQLSERINLKGRGGAGFPFHKKLRSVAESAIKRGIRPVVVVNGSEDEPACRKDTVLINRAPHLILDGALLVAEALGARQLVIGVTRASTERSMEAALAERGLSNRRGAAIRASVQRNPVRMVTGAAGSLIRSIDGGPPIPPGRKTSASKSGVGGAPTLLSNAETFAQLAIGARIGAERYGNTGLYDEPGTVMLTVSGAVARPMVIEAPTGVPLRYILQLAGAPPVPQGVLTGGYHGKWIDAATVNEAVVSRNSLDAVGGALGAGAILPISQETCPLGESLQVAKWLAEESAGQCGPCYLGLPAAARGMEDILNGGGPAALEALKQVAKNVKRRGACSHPDGSAMFLESTIKAFTDDLAAHVLGNGCGRPVEGVLPLFEGGRAPTGIPGGAGQEESGASRQKIFVDWTLCRGHGLCADILPEVFQLGADGFPTVAQAKVPQYAEAKALRAVRRCPALALRIEEDTRGSAPSRNLPVLSQGRGRRALGSGR, encoded by the coding sequence GTGAACGAGGCCCTTCCCGACGTCCCCGAAGTCCGTGTGGTGGGGCTCCCCCAGCTCACCTCGGGCTTCGACCTCGTCGAGAGACTCGACCTCCCCATGCACCTGAAGGTGCACGGTCCGCTCGAACCGATGGGCGGCGAGCAACTCGCCCAGCTGTCCGAGCGGATCAACCTGAAGGGCAGGGGAGGCGCGGGCTTCCCGTTCCACAAAAAGCTGCGCTCGGTCGCCGAATCGGCGATCAAGCGCGGCATCCGGCCCGTCGTGGTCGTCAACGGCAGTGAGGACGAACCCGCCTGCCGCAAGGACACGGTGCTGATCAACCGTGCCCCGCACCTCATCCTGGACGGCGCCCTGCTGGTCGCCGAGGCCCTGGGCGCCCGCCAGTTGGTCATCGGGGTGACACGTGCCTCCACCGAGCGGTCGATGGAGGCCGCCCTCGCCGAGCGCGGGCTGAGCAACCGGCGGGGCGCGGCCATCCGCGCGAGCGTGCAGCGCAACCCGGTCCGCATGGTCACCGGCGCGGCCGGCTCGCTGATCCGTTCGATCGACGGCGGCCCGCCCATCCCGCCGGGCCGCAAGACCAGCGCGTCCAAGAGCGGTGTCGGTGGCGCGCCGACCCTGCTCTCCAACGCCGAGACCTTCGCCCAGCTGGCCATCGGCGCCCGTATAGGCGCCGAGCGGTACGGCAACACCGGCCTGTACGACGAGCCGGGCACCGTCATGCTCACCGTCTCCGGCGCGGTCGCCCGCCCGATGGTGATCGAGGCCCCCACCGGTGTGCCGCTGCGCTACATCCTGCAGCTCGCCGGTGCGCCGCCGGTCCCGCAGGGCGTGCTGACCGGCGGCTACCACGGCAAGTGGATCGACGCGGCCACCGTCAACGAGGCGGTCGTCTCCCGGAATTCGCTGGACGCGGTGGGCGGTGCGCTCGGCGCGGGCGCGATCCTGCCGATCAGTCAGGAGACCTGCCCGCTCGGCGAGTCGCTCCAGGTCGCGAAGTGGCTCGCCGAGGAGAGCGCGGGACAGTGCGGTCCCTGCTACCTCGGTCTGCCGGCCGCCGCGCGCGGCATGGAGGACATCCTCAACGGCGGCGGCCCGGCCGCCCTGGAGGCCCTCAAGCAGGTCGCCAAGAACGTGAAGCGGCGCGGCGCGTGCTCGCACCCGGACGGCTCCGCGATGTTCCTGGAATCGACCATCAAGGCGTTCACCGACGACCTCGCCGCACATGTCCTCGGCAACGGCTGCGGGCGCCCCGTGGAAGGTGTGCTGCCGCTGTTCGAGGGCGGCAGGGCCCCGACGGGCATCCCCGGTGGCGCGGGTCAGGAGGAGAGCGGCGCCAGTCGGCAGAAGATCTTCGTCGACTGGACGCTGTGCCGCGGCCACGGCCTGTGCGCCGACATCCTCCCGGAGGTCTTCCAGCTGGGCGCCGACGGCTTCCCCACCGTCGCCCAAGCGAAGGTCCCCCAGTACGCCGAGGCCAAGGCGCTCCGCGCGGTGCGACGCTGCCCCGCGCTCGCCCTGCGCATCGAGGAGGACACCCGCGGCTCCGCCCCGTCCCGCAACCTGCCGGTCCTCTCCCAGGGCCGCGGTCGCCGGGCCCTGGGCAGCGGTCGCTGA